The following are encoded in a window of Ferribacterium limneticum genomic DNA:
- the hypF gene encoding carbamoyltransferase HypF encodes MTGRLFRIRGLVQGVGFRPYVWRLASELGLTGWVRNDGAGVIVAVNGKNWPKLKSRLPLEAPRLARIDGIEDEETEVSCEGFVILDSESGEVKTAIGPDAAICPECIADISDPTNRRWRYAFTTCTHCGPRYTVSRSIPYDRAQTSLAAFPLCTPCSDEYFAPSDRRFHAETTCCPDCGPHLNLLSDDGKPLAGDPISETLRLLRDGKIVAIKGLGGFHLACEARNTTAVAELRERKQREEKPFAVMGLNAASLAEFARIGNDELTMLHSVAAPIVLCPKGDAELKGIAPGLAWLGVMLPATPLHLLLWHEAAGRPSGTDWLTHTSDLLLVMTSANPQGEPLVIGNDEALERLSGIADAYLLHDREIVIRCDDSVVRAGPAFIRRARGYVPVPIQLADDCPTVLALGGYLKNTICVMKGHEAFLSQHIGGLDNAAAIGFLEETVEHLLAILDVRPELIAHDLHPDFPSTHLAVRLAEKLGIPAIAVGHHHAHIAAICAEHGINEPIIGLALDGVGLGPDGGAWGGELLHLDGANCERLGHLSSLAMPGGDRAAKEPWRMAVSALHGAGFGYRVGGWIKQYYPTRDPGPLLTMLARNLRCPPTTSLGRWFDAAAGLLGVRDLMHFEGQAAMELEGLAAQYGPVSPLPDGYALLDDGAILDFSPMLSALMGCKDDAAHGAALFHATVAAGLADWAIATVNRKKSPKLKGTKIVIGGGCAMNAVLMTALRSHFDAADIELLEARQAPPNDGGLALGQAWVIRRMESRQSL; translated from the coding sequence GTGACCGGCCGCCTGTTCCGCATTCGCGGTCTCGTCCAGGGCGTCGGCTTTCGGCCCTACGTCTGGCGGCTGGCCAGTGAGCTCGGGCTGACCGGCTGGGTGCGCAACGACGGGGCCGGGGTGATTGTTGCGGTCAACGGGAAAAATTGGCCAAAATTGAAATCCCGTTTGCCGCTCGAAGCACCGCGTCTGGCCCGCATCGACGGCATCGAGGACGAAGAAACCGAAGTGAGTTGCGAAGGCTTCGTCATCCTCGACAGCGAGTCGGGCGAAGTCAAAACCGCCATCGGCCCCGATGCCGCCATCTGTCCCGAGTGCATCGCTGACATCTCCGACCCGACCAACCGCCGCTGGCGCTACGCCTTCACCACCTGCACGCATTGCGGTCCACGCTATACGGTCAGCCGGAGCATTCCCTACGACCGCGCGCAAACCAGCCTCGCCGCCTTTCCGCTGTGCACGCCGTGCAGCGACGAATACTTCGCCCCGAGCGACCGTCGTTTCCACGCCGAAACCACCTGCTGCCCGGATTGCGGCCCTCATCTGAATTTACTTTCCGACGACGGTAAGCCGCTGGCCGGTGATCCCATCAGCGAAACCCTGCGCCTGCTGCGCGATGGAAAAATCGTCGCCATCAAGGGTCTCGGCGGCTTCCACCTCGCCTGCGAGGCGCGCAACACAACCGCTGTCGCCGAACTGCGCGAACGCAAGCAGCGCGAGGAAAAGCCCTTCGCCGTGATGGGACTCAACGCCGCCTCGCTGGCCGAATTTGCGCGGATTGGAAATGACGAACTGACGATGCTGCACAGCGTCGCCGCACCTATCGTCCTCTGTCCCAAGGGCGACGCAGAACTGAAAGGCATAGCCCCCGGCCTCGCCTGGCTTGGTGTCATGCTGCCGGCGACGCCGCTCCACTTGCTGCTCTGGCACGAAGCGGCTGGCCGGCCGAGTGGTACCGACTGGCTGACACACACCAGCGACTTGCTGCTGGTCATGACCAGCGCCAACCCGCAGGGCGAACCGCTGGTCATCGGCAACGATGAAGCGCTTGAACGCCTGTCCGGCATTGCCGACGCCTACCTGCTGCACGACCGCGAGATCGTCATCCGCTGCGACGATTCGGTCGTCCGTGCCGGCCCGGCCTTCATCCGCCGGGCCCGCGGTTACGTGCCGGTGCCCATTCAACTGGCCGACGACTGCCCAACCGTGTTGGCACTGGGCGGCTACCTGAAGAACACGATCTGCGTCATGAAAGGCCACGAAGCCTTTCTCTCGCAACACATCGGCGGTCTCGACAACGCGGCGGCCATCGGTTTCCTTGAAGAAACAGTCGAGCACTTGCTGGCCATCCTCGACGTCCGGCCCGAACTGATCGCCCACGACCTGCATCCCGATTTCCCGTCGACGCATCTGGCCGTGCGCCTGGCAGAAAAACTCGGTATTCCGGCCATTGCCGTTGGCCATCATCACGCCCATATCGCCGCTATCTGCGCCGAACATGGCATCAACGAACCGATAATCGGCCTGGCGCTCGATGGCGTCGGCCTCGGCCCGGACGGTGGCGCCTGGGGCGGTGAGTTGCTGCATCTTGATGGCGCAAACTGCGAACGCCTCGGCCACCTCAGCTCGCTGGCCATGCCGGGCGGCGACCGCGCCGCCAAAGAGCCGTGGCGCATGGCCGTCTCCGCGCTGCACGGCGCCGGCTTCGGCTACCGCGTCGGCGGCTGGATCAAGCAGTATTACCCGACGCGCGATCCCGGTCCGCTGCTCACCATGCTCGCCCGCAATCTGCGCTGCCCGCCGACGACCAGCCTCGGCCGCTGGTTCGACGCCGCCGCCGGCCTGCTCGGCGTACGCGACCTCATGCATTTTGAAGGGCAGGCGGCGATGGAACTCGAAGGTCTGGCCGCCCAATACGGCCCGGTTTCTCCTTTGCCCGACGGTTATGCCTTGCTTGATGATGGCGCGATTCTCGACTTTTCGCCGATGTTGTCGGCCCTGATGGGCTGCAAGGACGATGCCGCCCACGGCGCGGCACTGTTTCACGCCACCGTGGCGGCCGGTCTGGCTGACTGGGCGATTGCTACGGTCAACCGGAAAAAAAGCCCAAAATTGAAAGGCACTAAAATCGTCATTGGCGGCGGCTGCGCGATGAACGCTGTGCTCATGACCGCGTTACGCAGCCATTTCGACGCCGCCGATATCGAGCTACTCGAAGCCCGTCAGGCGCCGCCCAATGATGGCGGACTGGCCCTGGGT
- the hypB gene encoding hydrogenase nickel incorporation protein HypB yields the protein MCTVCGCGAGETKIEGEHEHTHVHEDGTVHTHTHDHGHDHDHAHSTVAAPLGAHSHSHHHGDGSEHSHDHVHSGEHAHTHGDEHHHHEHGIAGDLDYGTGPARAHVPGMSQARMVQIEQDILAKNNTYAVANRRWFDERGIFALNLVSSPGSGKTTLLVKTIELLKDKVTISVVEGDQQTSNDAERIRATGVQALQINTGKGCHLDGHMVGHALERLKPADESLFLIENVGNLVCPAAFDLGEHHKVAILSVTEGEDKPLKYPDMFRAADVMLLNKCDLLPYLEFDADLAEANARRVNPHLTIFRVSATSGDGLSAWLDWIQSGLETQRGHCTETVDALKQRVAELERQMEQMQAGK from the coding sequence ATGTGTACAGTTTGCGGCTGCGGCGCAGGGGAAACGAAGATCGAAGGTGAGCACGAACATACGCACGTCCACGAGGACGGCACGGTGCATACCCACACGCACGACCACGGGCATGACCACGATCACGCCCACAGCACCGTCGCTGCGCCGCTCGGCGCCCATTCCCACAGCCATCACCACGGTGACGGCAGCGAACACAGCCACGATCACGTCCATTCCGGTGAACACGCCCACACCCATGGCGACGAGCATCATCACCACGAACACGGCATCGCCGGCGATCTCGACTATGGCACCGGCCCGGCCCGCGCCCATGTTCCCGGCATGTCGCAGGCGCGCATGGTGCAGATCGAGCAGGACATCCTGGCCAAGAACAACACCTACGCTGTGGCCAACCGTCGCTGGTTCGACGAGCGCGGCATCTTCGCGCTCAACCTCGTCTCCAGCCCGGGTTCCGGCAAGACGACGCTGCTCGTCAAAACCATCGAACTGCTCAAGGACAAGGTCACTATCAGCGTCGTCGAAGGCGACCAGCAGACCTCCAACGACGCCGAGCGCATCCGCGCCACCGGCGTTCAGGCCCTGCAGATCAACACTGGCAAGGGCTGCCATCTCGACGGCCATATGGTCGGCCACGCGCTGGAACGCCTGAAGCCGGCCGATGAATCGCTGTTCCTCATCGAGAATGTCGGCAACCTCGTTTGCCCGGCCGCCTTCGATCTCGGCGAACACCACAAGGTCGCCATCCTGTCGGTCACCGAAGGCGAGGACAAGCCGCTCAAATATCCGGACATGTTCCGCGCGGCCGACGTCATGCTGCTCAACAAGTGCGACCTGCTGCCCTACCTTGAATTCGATGCCGACCTGGCCGAAGCCAATGCCCGTCGGGTCAATCCGCACCTGACCATTTTCCGCGTCTCGGCGACCAGCGGCGATGGCCTGAGCGCCTGGCTGGACTGGATTCAATCCGGCCTCGAAACGCAGCGCGGCCACTGTACCGAAACGGTCGATGCCCTGAAGCAGCGCGTCGCTGAACTGGAGCGTCAGATGGAGCAGATGCAGGCCGGAAAGTGA
- the hypA gene encoding hydrogenase maturation nickel metallochaperone HypA gives MHEMSLAEGVLQLVEETAKRENASRVKLVVLEIGRMSSVEPEALKFCFEAVTNGSIAQGAALEIINVPGAGWCMLCAETVPMQELYGACPKCGSHQVQATGGTEMRVKEIEIE, from the coding sequence ATGCATGAAATGTCGCTGGCCGAAGGCGTGCTGCAACTGGTCGAAGAAACCGCAAAACGCGAGAACGCCAGCCGGGTCAAGCTGGTCGTACTGGAAATCGGCCGGATGTCGTCGGTCGAGCCGGAGGCGCTGAAATTTTGTTTCGAGGCGGTAACCAACGGCAGCATCGCCCAGGGCGCTGCGCTGGAAATTATTAACGTGCCGGGCGCCGGCTGGTGCATGCTATGTGCCGAAACAGTGCCGATGCAGGAACTCTACGGTGCCTGCCCGAAATGCGGCAGCCATCAGGTCCAGGCCACCGGCGGCACGGAAATGCGGGTCAAGGAAATAGAGATCGAGTAA
- the hybE gene encoding [NiFe]-hydrogenase assembly chaperone HybE encodes MRFWTTDPSPELVAAFATIARTRMHDVPICNRKLQVEAVGFQRTPDGHWVGAMITPWAINLLCLPGQLEGWPALAACSKHDWRFPSGDYEFTVAEEDSIGVYHLCSLFSPALEFESHEAARLTALAAAHALFADPLAEPPPAKATSRRAFLGLGR; translated from the coding sequence ATGAGGTTCTGGACGACCGACCCGTCGCCCGAACTGGTCGCCGCCTTCGCCACCATCGCCCGGACCCGGATGCACGATGTGCCGATCTGCAACCGCAAACTGCAGGTCGAGGCAGTCGGTTTCCAGCGAACGCCCGATGGCCATTGGGTCGGGGCGATGATCACGCCGTGGGCGATCAACCTGCTCTGCCTGCCCGGTCAGCTTGAGGGCTGGCCGGCGTTGGCCGCCTGCAGCAAGCACGACTGGCGTTTTCCGTCCGGCGATTACGAATTCACCGTGGCCGAGGAAGACAGCATCGGCGTCTACCACCTCTGTTCGCTGTTCTCGCCAGCGCTGGAGTTCGAGAGCCATGAAGCAGCACGCCTGACCGCTCTGGCCGCAGCCCATGCGCTGTTTGCCGACCCGCTGGCCGAGCCGCCGCCAGCCAAGGCGACCAGCCGTCGCGCCTTTCTTGGGTTGGGGCGATGA
- a CDS encoding rubredoxin: MRFEGSFLNVQPGDRLECGICWWVYDPEQGDDVRGIPPGTPFADLPDDWCCPGCDAPKHKFMVTE; the protein is encoded by the coding sequence ATGCGCTTCGAAGGTTCGTTTCTCAATGTCCAGCCGGGCGACCGGCTGGAATGTGGCATCTGCTGGTGGGTCTATGACCCGGAGCAGGGCGACGACGTGCGCGGCATTCCGCCCGGCACGCCGTTCGCTGATTTGCCCGACGACTGGTGTTGTCCGGGTTGTGATGCGCCCAAGCATAAATTCATGGTGACCGAATGA
- a CDS encoding hydrogenase expression/formation protein — MNPSTMRPFPISVVAMGPGSQGEEAPDYLPMPKGMETFSQPRLPDNVAPEVVNRAASLVGAYVDEAEKVGFAGGATLNLRDLDATMRDVINQSMGFGEVSAFTTAPQHWRVQETAFSGIWRVLQVADDGAMVVDRLETGDIPAALTETMLATATADLPPPDYPVGCMNAQALVEEIRMQAATWKPGDAAHVINLTLLPVSDADLDTLYGWLGHREVSILSRGYGNCRITSTRLQNVWWVQYFNSMDALILNSIEVIGMPEVALAADEDFTDSVERLREYLDMMVEPV; from the coding sequence ATGAACCCGTCCACGATGCGTCCCTTCCCGATTTCCGTCGTCGCCATGGGCCCCGGCTCGCAAGGCGAGGAAGCGCCCGATTACCTGCCGATGCCGAAAGGCATGGAAACCTTTTCGCAACCGCGCCTGCCGGATAACGTGGCGCCCGAGGTGGTCAATCGGGCGGCCAGCCTGGTTGGCGCCTATGTTGATGAAGCCGAGAAAGTCGGCTTTGCCGGTGGCGCCACGCTCAATCTGCGCGACCTCGACGCGACGATGCGCGATGTGATCAATCAATCGATGGGCTTCGGCGAAGTCAGCGCCTTCACCACGGCGCCGCAACACTGGCGGGTGCAGGAAACGGCGTTCTCCGGCATCTGGCGCGTTCTGCAGGTGGCCGACGATGGCGCGATGGTCGTCGACCGCCTCGAAACCGGCGACATCCCGGCAGCGCTGACTGAAACCATGCTGGCCACGGCGACCGCCGATCTGCCGCCGCCCGACTACCCGGTCGGCTGCATGAACGCCCAGGCCCTGGTCGAAGAAATCCGCATGCAGGCCGCGACGTGGAAACCCGGCGACGCCGCCCACGTCATCAACCTGACGCTGTTACCGGTCAGTGATGCCGACCTCGACACGCTCTACGGCTGGCTCGGCCATCGCGAAGTGTCGATCCTGTCGCGCGGCTATGGCAACTGCCGGATTACCAGCACGCGGCTGCAGAACGTCTGGTGGGTGCAGTACTTCAACAGCATGGATGCGCTGATCCTCAACTCCATCGAAGTCATCGGCATGCCCGAAGTGGCGCTGGCGGCTGACGAGGATTTCACCGATTCCGTCGAGCGCCTGCGCGAATATCTCGACATGATGGTGGAGCCCGTTTAG
- a CDS encoding thioredoxin domain-containing protein: MSLELKAGPTSLERLETAIGRLLQKHGFFRVDRNNPEFPAGLTALLLTEDPQRNLEVLDACVILPEALKPVGGQIARWVAGPDFSAPLMQQYGVPRAPAVVFLRDGQFVGVLNGIRDWNEYQNEIARLLTGPAQPKPIGIPVRAASTQGACA, translated from the coding sequence ATGAGCCTCGAACTCAAAGCCGGCCCGACCTCGCTCGAAAGACTCGAAACAGCCATCGGCCGATTACTTCAAAAACACGGCTTTTTTCGGGTTGACCGTAACAATCCCGAATTTCCAGCCGGTTTGACCGCCCTGCTCCTCACCGAGGACCCGCAGCGCAATCTCGAAGTGCTCGACGCCTGCGTCATCCTGCCCGAAGCGCTCAAACCGGTTGGCGGGCAGATCGCCCGCTGGGTTGCCGGCCCCGATTTTTCCGCGCCGCTGATGCAGCAATATGGTGTGCCGCGCGCCCCGGCTGTCGTCTTCCTGCGTGACGGCCAGTTTGTCGGCGTCCTTAACGGTATCCGCGACTGGAACGAATACCAGAACGAAATCGCCCGCCTGCTCACCGGGCCGGCACAACCCAAGCCGATCGGCATTCCCGTCCGCGCCGCCAGCACGCAAGGAGCCTGCGCATGA
- a CDS encoding HypC/HybG/HupF family hydrogenase formation chaperone, with amino-acid sequence MCLGIPVQVLECGEHFARCAGRNGEVRVDLSLVGQQLPGTWLMTFLDAAREVIDAQRAAAIDAALDALDAAQSGVTDFSAFFADLDREPQLPDFLRTQQS; translated from the coding sequence ATGTGCCTCGGCATCCCCGTCCAGGTGCTCGAATGCGGCGAACACTTCGCCCGCTGCGCCGGCCGTAACGGCGAAGTGCGCGTCGACCTCAGTCTGGTCGGCCAGCAACTGCCGGGCACCTGGCTCATGACTTTTCTTGATGCGGCGCGCGAAGTGATCGACGCCCAGCGCGCTGCCGCCATCGACGCGGCACTCGATGCGCTCGATGCCGCGCAGTCCGGTGTCACTGATTTTTCTGCCTTCTTCGCCGATCTCGATCGCGAACCCCAACTCCCCGATTTCCTGAGGACACAACAATCATGA
- a CDS encoding HyaD/HybD family hydrogenase maturation endopeptidase: protein MNSKRILVLGIGNILWADEGFGVRCVEALNAGWEFPPQVTVMDGGTQGLYLLPYVQEADCLLVFDAVDYGDEPGRLRVVVGDQVPRFMGVKKMSLHQTGFQEVLMAAELTQKLPAELVLVGVQAEQLEDFGGSLRDIVKAQMVPALNIALDWLEKWGAAGRVRDGLSESITDNALAMDVYESERPPAEVAYRLGDARFLNMESV from the coding sequence ATGAATAGCAAACGCATTCTCGTCCTTGGTATCGGCAATATCCTGTGGGCCGACGAAGGTTTCGGCGTGCGCTGTGTCGAAGCCCTCAATGCCGGTTGGGAATTTCCGCCGCAGGTGACGGTGATGGATGGCGGCACGCAAGGTCTTTACCTGCTGCCCTACGTCCAGGAGGCCGATTGCCTGCTGGTTTTCGATGCCGTCGATTACGGCGACGAGCCGGGCCGGTTGCGCGTCGTGGTCGGCGATCAGGTGCCGCGCTTCATGGGCGTCAAGAAAATGAGTCTGCATCAGACCGGTTTTCAGGAAGTGCTCATGGCGGCCGAACTGACGCAAAAATTGCCGGCTGAACTCGTCCTTGTTGGCGTTCAGGCAGAGCAACTCGAAGATTTCGGCGGCAGTCTGCGCGATATCGTCAAGGCGCAGATGGTGCCGGCTCTCAACATCGCGCTCGACTGGCTGGAAAAATGGGGCGCGGCGGGTCGGGTGCGCGACGGGCTGAGCGAAAGCATCACTGACAACGCGCTGGCCATGGATGTATATGAATCCGAACGGCCGCCGGCGGAAGTCGCTTATCGCCTCGGCGATGCGCGTTTCCTGAATATGGAAAGCGTTTGA
- the cybH gene encoding Ni/Fe-hydrogenase, b-type cytochrome subunit yields the protein MLSQQDMLEAERHGKQVRSIYVYEAPVRLWHWINALAMVVLAVTGYFIGKPLPTMPGEASDNFLMGYIRFAHFSAAYIFAVGLLGRVYWAFVGNHHAKQIFRLPITNPQWWSEVFFELRWYLFLEKTPKKYVGHNPMAQLMMFFFFTILAVGMLFTGFALYSEGAGLGSWQDSLFGWVIPTLGGSMQVHNLHRLGMWIMMTFVLVHVYAAIREDIMSRQSLISTMISGWRMFKD from the coding sequence ATGCTCTCTCAACAGGACATGCTGGAAGCCGAAAGGCACGGTAAACAGGTCCGTTCGATCTATGTCTACGAAGCGCCAGTCCGTCTGTGGCACTGGATCAATGCGCTGGCCATGGTGGTGTTGGCGGTAACCGGGTATTTCATCGGCAAGCCCTTGCCGACGATGCCCGGCGAAGCGTCGGACAACTTCCTGATGGGCTACATCCGCTTTGCTCATTTCTCGGCGGCCTACATTTTTGCTGTCGGGCTGCTCGGCCGGGTGTACTGGGCTTTCGTCGGCAATCATCACGCCAAGCAGATTTTCCGGCTGCCGATCACCAATCCGCAGTGGTGGAGCGAAGTCTTCTTCGAATTGCGCTGGTATCTGTTCCTCGAAAAGACGCCAAAGAAATACGTCGGCCACAACCCGATGGCGCAGCTCATGATGTTCTTCTTCTTCACGATCCTGGCCGTCGGCATGCTGTTCACCGGCTTCGCCCTGTACAGCGAAGGCGCCGGGCTGGGCAGCTGGCAGGACAGCCTGTTCGGTTGGGTCATCCCGACCCTCGGCGGCTCGATGCAGGTGCATAACCTGCACCGGCTGGGCATGTGGATCATGATGACTTTCGTGCTGGTGCATGTCTATGCGGCGATCCGCGAAGACATCATGAGCCGGCAGAGCCTGATCTCGACGATGATCAGCGGCTGGCGGATGTTCAAGGACTGA
- a CDS encoding nickel-dependent hydrogenase large subunit, translating to MAAYETQGFKLDNSGKRVVVDPVCRIEGHLRVEVNLDDKNVIRNAVSTGTMWRGLEVILKGRDPRDAWAFTERICGVCTGTHALTSVRAVEDALNIKIPENANSIRNIMQLNLQVHDHLVHFYHLHALDWVDVVSALKADPKATSALAQSISSWPLSSPGYFRDIQNRLKKFVESGQLGPFMNGYWGNPAYKLPPEANLMAVAHYLEALDFQKDIVKVHTIFGGKNPHPNWLVGGVPCAINMEGTGAVGAVNMERLNLVKSIIDRSIEFTEQVYIPDLIAIAKFYKGWLHGGGLSSKNVMSYGDIPDKANDYSAGNLLLPRGAIINGDLSKVHEIDLKDPEQIQEYVNHSWYKYPDESKGLHPFDGVTEPSFVLGPNTKGTKTNIKELDEGGKYSWIKAPRWRGHAMEVGPLARYIIGYAQKNPEFKEPVDALLKELDVPVTALFSTLGRTAARGLECQWAAHKMSYFFDKLMTNLKAGDLNTANIEKWEPSTWPKEAMGAGFTEAPRGALGHWIKIKDTKIDNYQCVVPTTWNGGPRDHKGQIGAFEAALMDTPVAKADEPLEILRTLHSFDPCLACSTHVMSPDGQEMTSVKVR from the coding sequence ATGGCCGCTTACGAAACTCAGGGCTTCAAGCTCGACAACTCCGGCAAGCGCGTCGTCGTCGACCCGGTCTGCCGCATCGAAGGCCACTTGCGGGTGGAAGTGAATCTCGACGACAAGAACGTCATCCGCAATGCCGTGTCCACCGGCACCATGTGGCGCGGTCTGGAAGTCATTCTCAAGGGGCGCGATCCGCGTGACGCCTGGGCCTTCACCGAGCGCATCTGCGGCGTGTGTACCGGCACCCATGCGTTGACCTCGGTGCGCGCCGTCGAGGATGCGCTGAATATCAAGATTCCGGAAAACGCCAACAGTATCCGCAACATCATGCAGCTCAACCTGCAGGTGCATGACCATCTGGTGCACTTCTACCACCTGCATGCGCTCGACTGGGTCGACGTGGTGTCGGCGCTGAAGGCCGACCCGAAAGCCACCTCGGCGCTGGCCCAGAGCATTTCGAGCTGGCCGCTGTCGTCACCGGGCTATTTCCGCGACATCCAGAACCGCCTCAAGAAGTTCGTCGAATCCGGCCAGCTCGGCCCCTTCATGAACGGCTACTGGGGCAACCCGGCCTACAAGCTGCCGCCCGAAGCCAACCTGATGGCGGTGGCGCACTACCTCGAGGCCCTCGATTTCCAGAAGGACATCGTCAAGGTCCATACCATTTTCGGCGGCAAGAATCCGCACCCGAACTGGCTGGTCGGCGGCGTGCCCTGCGCCATCAACATGGAAGGCACGGGGGCGGTCGGTGCGGTGAACATGGAGCGGCTCAATCTGGTCAAGAGCATCATCGACCGCAGCATCGAGTTCACCGAGCAGGTGTACATCCCCGACCTGATCGCCATCGCCAAGTTCTACAAGGGCTGGCTGCACGGCGGCGGCCTGTCGTCGAAGAACGTCATGTCCTACGGCGACATCCCGGACAAGGCCAACGATTACTCGGCGGGCAACCTGCTGCTGCCGCGCGGCGCGATCATCAATGGCGACCTGTCCAAGGTCCATGAAATCGACCTCAAGGACCCGGAGCAGATTCAGGAATACGTTAACCACTCCTGGTACAAGTACCCCGACGAAAGCAAGGGTCTGCATCCCTTCGACGGCGTCACCGAACCGAGCTTCGTGCTTGGCCCCAACACCAAGGGCACCAAGACCAACATCAAGGAACTCGACGAAGGCGGCAAGTACTCGTGGATCAAGGCCCCGCGCTGGCGCGGCCACGCCATGGAAGTCGGCCCGCTGGCCCGCTACATCATCGGCTACGCCCAGAAGAACCCGGAATTCAAGGAGCCGGTCGATGCCTTGCTCAAGGAACTCGACGTGCCGGTCACCGCGCTGTTCTCGACCCTCGGTCGCACCGCGGCGCGCGGTCTGGAATGCCAGTGGGCGGCGCACAAGATGTCCTATTTCTTCGACAAGCTGATGACCAATCTCAAGGCCGGCGACCTCAACACGGCCAATATCGAGAAGTGGGAACCGAGCACCTGGCCGAAGGAAGCGATGGGCGCCGGCTTCACCGAAGCACCGCGCGGCGCGCTGGGCCACTGGATCAAGATCAAGGACACCAAGATCGACAACTACCAGTGCGTCGTGCCGACCACCTGGAACGGCGGTCCGCGCGACCACAAGGGCCAGATCGGCGCTTTCGAAGCGGCGCTGATGGACACACCGGTGGCCAAGGCCGACGAGCCGCTCGAAATCCTGCGCACGCTGCATTCCTTCGATCCCTGCCTGGCCTGCTCGACGCACGTGATGAGCCCGGATGGACAGGAAATGACGTCGGTCAAGGTCCGCTAA
- a CDS encoding hydrogenase small subunit, translated as MTETFYEVLRRQGITRRSFLKFCSLTATSLGLGSAAAPRIAHALETKARTPVIWLHGLECTCCSESFIRSAHPLTKDVVLSMLSLDYDDTLMAAAGHQAEAIIEEVKKKYKGNYIVAVEGNPPLNEDGMFCIHGGRPFVEVLKETCADAKAIISWGACASYGCVQAAKPNPTRATPVHKVISGKPIINVPGCPPIAEVMTGVVTYMLTFDRIPELDRQGRPKMFYGQRIHDKCYRRGHFDAGQFAEAWDDEGSRKGHCLYKMGCKGPTTYNACSSMRWNGGVSWPVQSGHGCIGCSEEGFWDKGSFYDRVTDIKAFGVEANADTIGKAAAGTVGAAIAAHAAVSALARARNPQSHGQPEKQEEN; from the coding sequence GTGACCGAAACCTTTTATGAAGTGCTTCGCCGCCAGGGCATCACCCGGCGCAGCTTTCTCAAATTTTGCAGCCTGACCGCGACGTCGCTCGGGCTGGGCAGCGCCGCTGCGCCGCGTATCGCCCATGCGCTGGAAACCAAGGCCCGCACGCCGGTGATCTGGCTGCACGGTCTGGAATGCACCTGCTGCTCGGAGTCCTTCATCCGTTCGGCGCACCCGCTGACCAAGGACGTCGTGCTCTCGATGCTCTCCCTCGATTACGACGACACGCTGATGGCGGCGGCCGGCCACCAGGCCGAGGCGATCATTGAAGAGGTCAAGAAGAAATACAAGGGCAACTACATCGTTGCCGTCGAAGGCAATCCGCCGCTCAACGAGGACGGCATGTTCTGCATCCACGGCGGCCGGCCTTTCGTCGAAGTGCTCAAGGAAACCTGCGCTGACGCCAAGGCGATCATCAGCTGGGGCGCCTGTGCTTCCTACGGCTGCGTCCAGGCCGCCAAGCCGAACCCGACGCGGGCGACGCCGGTGCATAAAGTCATTTCCGGCAAGCCGATCATCAATGTTCCGGGCTGCCCGCCGATTGCCGAGGTGATGACCGGCGTCGTCACCTACATGCTGACCTTCGACCGCATTCCCGAGCTCGACCGCCAGGGCCGTCCGAAGATGTTCTACGGCCAGCGTATTCACGACAAGTGCTATCGCCGCGGCCATTTCGATGCCGGCCAGTTCGCCGAAGCCTGGGACGACGAAGGTTCGCGCAAGGGTCATTGTCTGTACAAGATGGGCTGCAAGGGCCCGACGACCTACAACGCCTGTTCGTCGATGCGCTGGAATGGCGGCGTCAGCTGGCCGGTGCAATCGGGCCACGGCTGTATCGGCTGTTCCGAGGAGGGCTTCTGGGACAAGGGCAGCTTCTATGACCGCGTAACCGACATCAAGGCTTTCGGCGTCGAAGCGAATGCCGACACTATTGGCAAGGCTGCCGCCGGTACCGTTGGCGCTGCGATTGCCGCCCATGCCGCCGTCTCGGCACTAGCCAGGGCGCGCAATCCCCAATCCCACGGTCAACCGGAAAAACAAGAGGAAAACTGA